One genomic segment of Theobroma cacao cultivar B97-61/B2 chromosome 6, Criollo_cocoa_genome_V2, whole genome shotgun sequence includes these proteins:
- the LOC18595499 gene encoding uncharacterized protein LOC18595499 isoform X1, with product MAALSSSSFLCSNSSKPISPRLTLFTSTLIFTPKKSISIVMAATPTTTAAKVVPSVIVGGGRVGKALQDMGKGDDLLVKRGEPVPLDFEGPILVCTRNDDLESVLEATPKSRWDDLVFFQNGMLEPWLQSKGLNDADQVLAYFAVSKLGEPPVDGKTDTNPEGLTAAYGKWASAIATRLHAGGLSCKVLDKEAFQKQMLEKLIWISAFMLVGAHHPGATVGDVEKEYRSEVSSLIAELASAAAGEKGITFEEAMEDRLCAYSRAVAHFPTAVKEFKWRNGWFYSISEKAIAEGKPDPCPLHTAWLKELKVV from the exons ATGGCTGCACTTTCTAGCTCCTCCTTCCTCTGCTCGAATTCTTCCAAACCCATATCTCCAAGACTCACTCTTTTCACTTCGACACTCATCTTTACACCAAAGAAGTCCATCTCCATTGTCATGGCCGCAACTCCAACTACTACTGCTGCTAAGGTTGTGCCCTCAGTGATTGTTGGCGGTGGAAGAGTGGGAAAGGCATTGCAAGATATGGGAAAGGGGGATGATTTGCTGGTGAAGAGAGGTGAACCCGTGCCGCTTGATTTTGAAGGTCCCATTTTGGTTTGTACTAGGAATGATGATCTTGAGTCTGTGCTTGAGGCCACTCCTAAGTCTCGTTGGGACG ATTTGGTTTTTTTCCAGAATGGCATGCTGGAGCCCTGGCTTCAAAGTAAAGGTCTTAATGATGCAGACCAAGTGCTGGCATATTTTGCTGTATCAAAACTTGGGGAACCTCCTGTTGATGGGAAGACTGACACAAATCCTGAAGGTCTAACAGCAGCATATGGGAAATGGGCATCTGCTATAGCTACTAGATTGCATGCTGGAGGCCTCTCTTGCAAG GTCCTTGACAAAGAAGCATTTCAGAAGCAGATGTTGGAAAAGCTCATATGGATTTCAGCATTCATGCTTGTTGGAGCTCATCATCCTGGGGCGACTGTAGGCGATGTAGAGAAGGAATACCGCTCTGAG GTGTCAAGCCTCATTGCAGAACTCGCATCTGCTGCTGCGGGGGAGAAAGGTATAACATTTGAAGAAGCTATGGAGGATAGGCTATGTGCTTATTCACGAGCAGTGGCCCACTTTCCAACAGCAGTTAAAGAG TTCAAATGGAGGAATGGATGGTTCTACTCAATCTCTGAGAAGGCAATTGCCGAGGGGAAACCAGATCCTTGTCCCCTGCATACAGCATGGCTCAAAGAGTTAAAAGTTGTGTAG
- the LOC18595499 gene encoding uncharacterized protein LOC18595499 isoform X2 yields MMILSLCLRPLLSLVGTNGMLEPWLQSKGLNDADQVLAYFAVSKLGEPPVDGKTDTNPEGLTAAYGKWASAIATRLHAGGLSCKVLDKEAFQKQMLEKLIWISAFMLVGAHHPGATVGDVEKEYRSEVSSLIAELASAAAGEKGITFEEAMEDRLCAYSRAVAHFPTAVKEFKWRNGWFYSISEKAIAEGKPDPCPLHTAWLKELKVV; encoded by the exons ATGATGATCTTGAGTCTGTGCTTGAGGCCACTCCTAAGTCTCGTTGGGACG AATGGCATGCTGGAGCCCTGGCTTCAAAGTAAAGGTCTTAATGATGCAGACCAAGTGCTGGCATATTTTGCTGTATCAAAACTTGGGGAACCTCCTGTTGATGGGAAGACTGACACAAATCCTGAAGGTCTAACAGCAGCATATGGGAAATGGGCATCTGCTATAGCTACTAGATTGCATGCTGGAGGCCTCTCTTGCAAG GTCCTTGACAAAGAAGCATTTCAGAAGCAGATGTTGGAAAAGCTCATATGGATTTCAGCATTCATGCTTGTTGGAGCTCATCATCCTGGGGCGACTGTAGGCGATGTAGAGAAGGAATACCGCTCTGAG GTGTCAAGCCTCATTGCAGAACTCGCATCTGCTGCTGCGGGGGAGAAAGGTATAACATTTGAAGAAGCTATGGAGGATAGGCTATGTGCTTATTCACGAGCAGTGGCCCACTTTCCAACAGCAGTTAAAGAG TTCAAATGGAGGAATGGATGGTTCTACTCAATCTCTGAGAAGGCAATTGCCGAGGGGAAACCAGATCCTTGTCCCCTGCATACAGCATGGCTCAAAGAGTTAAAAGTTGTGTAG